The genomic interval GGCTTTCCGCCATTTCCGCACCGACAGCATCCTTGCGCTACGGGTGGAAGAACAGACCTACCCGGTATCCCGGCGCCGTCTGCTCAAGCAATGGAGCGAACAGGAGGGGATCAGCCTGCCGTTCTAACCCGTTGATCCCATCTATCTCAATACAGACCGTTCCCGACACTGCTGACAAAAACTGTCAGCGCTTCACGCTAAGGTTTGGGCTCGACACATTCCTCAACGCTCAAGGAGTTCACCATGACCGAAGCGCACTACATCCTGCTCTATGTTGATAATCCGGCTCACAGCGCTCACTTTTACCGCCAATTACTGGAACAAACGCCGCTGGAGCAATCTCCCACCTTTGCCCTGTTTGCACTCACAACGGATACTTTGCTGGGGCTGTGGTCAAAACACACCGTTCAGCCAGCCATCCGGCAGGAGGGTTTCTCCGGCGAGCTGGCGTTTCGCCTGAAAACCCGGGCCGATGTCGATGCCTGCTACGCCCG from Musicola paradisiaca NCPPB 2511 carries:
- a CDS encoding VOC family protein, which encodes MTEAHYILLYVDNPAHSAHFYRQLLEQTPLEQSPTFALFALTTDTLLGLWSKHTVQPAIRQEGFSGELAFRLKTRADVDACYARWIEQTVTIIQTPLEMDFGYTFTAQDPDGHRLRVFTYLE